A region of Ignavibacteria bacterium DNA encodes the following proteins:
- a CDS encoding T9SS type A sorting domain-containing protein, whose translation MKLFFSALMAVTITSQILLSQVQSEFIELHCSKPHVVNKMNKVILTPHEYDVLFYDIYLDWYQVLKNENRNYTGYVLIRAEVDTAAALNQMKLDCGLAVDSVTQNGTSVPYGLVSNVLTVNLNRTYSKDEIFEVKIFFKRTRTDNLGFYYYAQSSQTFEHLAYTMTEPSDARYWFPCYDDPSDKADSARVTIKVPNGFTAGSNGLLQSNTTIGDSSTFIWFERNPITTYLLVVTASKYSSFSQFVNSIYPPNELIEIQHYFWKSDSTQAFYVARNLPTMMQCFETYYGKYPFAKYGHAYVRPFSFGGMEHQTLSTINRSWITNDSQSGIAHELAHMWWGDLVTCETWKDIWLNEGFATFSEDLYREFTQGKEVYLSSMTAKANYYFSNNPGYAIYNPAYIFNASISYYKGALVLNMMRFVLGDSLFFKSLMDYKLNHLYSTATTNDFKNSVSATIGSDFSYFINQWVHQPNHPQYVYNWNVMDNGAGSYTLNIFLKQKQTHYPLYKMPFEIKIQFANGDTTVRVINDVIDQSFSFVLSKQPTNVVMDPNNYILKQINRDLTLDTGSSSLINGFYLYQNYPNPFNGNSNIKFQIPRLSHVTLKVHDILGKEIATLVDEVLEPGIHNSSFRIPNSAFTSGVFFYQLRTGSYVETKKMVLMK comes from the coding sequence ATGAAATTATTCTTCTCTGCCTTAATGGCAGTTACAATTACATCGCAAATTCTTCTCTCACAGGTACAAAGTGAATTTATCGAGTTACATTGTTCGAAACCGCATGTTGTTAACAAAATGAACAAAGTAATTCTTACGCCGCACGAGTACGATGTTTTATTTTATGATATTTATCTCGATTGGTATCAAGTTTTAAAAAATGAAAACAGAAACTACACCGGATATGTTTTAATCCGTGCAGAAGTCGATACAGCAGCTGCACTCAACCAAATGAAACTCGACTGCGGATTGGCAGTTGACAGTGTAACTCAAAATGGAACTAGCGTTCCTTACGGATTAGTTTCAAATGTATTGACTGTAAACCTAAACAGAACTTACAGCAAAGATGAAATTTTCGAAGTAAAAATTTTCTTCAAACGGACACGGACTGATAACCTAGGATTCTATTACTATGCTCAATCCTCACAAACATTCGAGCATCTGGCATATACAATGACTGAGCCATCCGATGCGCGATATTGGTTTCCTTGTTACGATGACCCTTCCGATAAGGCAGATTCTGCACGAGTTACAATTAAAGTTCCGAATGGCTTTACCGCAGGTTCAAATGGACTGCTCCAATCAAATACAACGATTGGAGATTCATCAACATTTATCTGGTTTGAGAGAAATCCAATTACTACATATTTGCTTGTTGTAACTGCTTCTAAATATTCAAGTTTTTCTCAATTTGTAAATTCTATTTATCCGCCAAATGAGCTGATCGAGATTCAACATTACTTCTGGAAGTCAGATTCAACGCAAGCGTTTTATGTCGCAAGAAACCTTCCAACAATGATGCAATGTTTTGAAACTTACTACGGCAAGTATCCTTTCGCTAAATATGGTCATGCTTATGTTCGCCCGTTTTCTTTCGGCGGAATGGAACACCAAACGCTTTCAACAATAAACCGAAGTTGGATCACGAACGACAGTCAAAGCGGAATTGCACACGAACTCGCTCATATGTGGTGGGGCGATTTGGTCACATGCGAAACCTGGAAAGATATTTGGTTAAACGAAGGATTCGCAACTTTCTCTGAAGACTTGTACAGAGAATTCACTCAGGGGAAAGAGGTTTACCTCTCGAGCATGACAGCAAAAGCGAATTACTACTTTAGTAATAATCCGGGATATGCGATTTATAATCCTGCATACATCTTCAATGCTTCAATTTCGTATTACAAAGGCGCACTCGTTCTAAACATGATGCGTTTTGTTCTTGGCGATTCACTCTTCTTCAAGTCATTGATGGATTACAAGCTCAATCATCTTTACTCAACTGCTACGACAAATGATTTTAAGAATTCTGTTTCCGCGACAATTGGATCGGATTTCTCTTATTTCATAAATCAGTGGGTCCACCAGCCAAATCATCCGCAGTATGTATATAATTGGAATGTGATGGATAACGGCGCAGGAAGTTATACATTAAATATTTTTCTCAAACAAAAGCAGACTCATTATCCTCTCTACAAAATGCCATTTGAAATTAAAATCCAGTTCGCAAACGGAGACACCACAGTCAGAGTCATTAATGATGTTATAGATCAAAGCTTTTCTTTTGTGCTCTCGAAGCAGCCGACAAACGTAGTGATGGACCCAAATAATTACATCTTAAAACAAATTAATCGTGACCTAACACTTGATACCGGAAGCTCATCGTTGATCAATGGATTTTATCTTTATCAAAACTATCCGAATCCGTTCAATGGCAATTCAAATATCAAATTTCAAATTCCAAGATTAAGTCATGTAACATTAAAAGTTCATGATATACTCGGTAAGGAAATTGCAACTTTAGTCGACGAAGTATTAGAACCAGGTATTCACAACTCCTCATTCCGCATTCCAAATTCTGCATTCACGAGCGGTGTGTTTTTCTATCAGCTCCGTACCGGCTCGTATGTTGAAACGAAAAAAATGGTGTTGATGAAGTAA